From one Streptomyces sp. SCSIO 30461 genomic stretch:
- a CDS encoding IS1380 family transposase has translation MSERTGWDRGLVVRADGKGLVGHAGVVLLRRLADRSGLTGALSGVFPTGGPGWRDRAVVLVHLAISIALGARSVAEAGQLAWHHERVMGPGVSDSTVHRTLNLCDADRIAAINRARARIRRTVWSWLALRPGGFPWLTIAGKRLHHWVIVDMDATIITAASKKEGAAATWKKSFGFHPLAAWCANTGECLAMLLRSGNAGSNTVADHKAVLADALAQIPGSSRAKILVRVDGAGATHGLHEHLLGLNTRRRTVRFTTGWTITEADEQAIAKLPEAAWEASLNQDGSVQEGYFVAELSGLNGREGWSRGLRLIVRRVRPSSRHLANLTDFEKKTGWKYSVIATNINKMTRVVGSHQIQWLDAVHRHHAVVEDRVRTNKAMGLHNLPSKSWQNNTSWMLTANLAADLDAWLRLLALHDQDGLADAEPDTMRFRIYHLPARLAHHARRRHLRLPADWPWARAFATAWRRLTELSAVT, from the coding sequence GTGAGCGAGCGTACAGGGTGGGACCGGGGCCTGGTCGTGAGGGCTGACGGGAAAGGTTTGGTCGGGCATGCCGGGGTGGTGTTGCTGCGGCGCCTTGCGGACCGGTCGGGGCTGACCGGGGCCCTGTCCGGGGTGTTCCCGACCGGCGGTCCGGGCTGGCGGGACCGGGCAGTGGTCCTCGTCCACCTGGCGATATCGATCGCGCTCGGCGCCCGCAGTGTGGCCGAGGCCGGACAGCTCGCCTGGCACCATGAGCGGGTGATGGGCCCGGGCGTCTCGGACTCCACGGTGCACCGCACCCTGAACCTGTGTGACGCCGACCGGATCGCGGCGATCAACCGGGCCCGGGCGCGGATCCGCCGTACGGTGTGGTCGTGGCTGGCGCTGCGGCCCGGCGGATTTCCCTGGCTGACCATCGCCGGGAAACGCCTGCACCACTGGGTGATCGTCGATATGGACGCAACGATCATCACGGCCGCCTCGAAGAAAGAGGGCGCGGCGGCGACCTGGAAGAAGAGCTTCGGGTTTCATCCTCTGGCCGCGTGGTGCGCGAACACCGGCGAGTGTCTGGCGATGCTGCTGCGGAGCGGCAACGCGGGCTCGAACACGGTCGCCGACCACAAGGCGGTGCTCGCCGATGCGCTCGCCCAGATCCCGGGCTCCTCGCGCGCGAAGATCCTCGTGCGGGTCGACGGGGCCGGCGCGACCCACGGCCTGCACGAACATCTCCTCGGCTTGAACACGCGTCGGCGCACGGTCCGCTTCACCACCGGCTGGACCATCACCGAGGCCGACGAGCAGGCCATCGCGAAACTGCCCGAGGCAGCGTGGGAGGCATCCCTCAACCAGGACGGCAGCGTCCAGGAGGGCTACTTCGTCGCCGAGTTGAGCGGACTGAACGGACGCGAGGGCTGGAGCCGGGGCCTGCGGCTGATCGTCCGCCGGGTCAGACCCTCCAGCCGCCACCTGGCGAACCTGACCGACTTCGAGAAGAAGACCGGCTGGAAGTACTCGGTCATCGCCACGAACATCAACAAGATGACCCGGGTCGTCGGCTCCCACCAGATCCAGTGGCTGGACGCCGTGCACCGCCACCATGCCGTGGTCGAAGACCGCGTGCGCACGAACAAGGCCATGGGCTTGCACAACCTGCCCTCGAAATCCTGGCAGAACAACACGAGTTGGATGCTGACCGCGAACCTCGCGGCCGACCTCGACGCCTGGCTCCGTCTCCTGGCCCTCCACGACCAGGACGGCCTCGCCGACGCCGAACCCGACACCATGCGCTTTCGGATCTACCACCTGCCCGCCCGCCTCGCCCACCACGCCCGCCGCCGGCACCTCCGCCTCCCTGCCGACTGGCCCTGGGCCAGGGCATTCGCCACGGCCTGGCGGCGTCTGACCGAGCTTTCCGCCGTCACCTGA
- the ltrA gene encoding group II intron reverse transcriptase/maturase, protein MNQTSGSKSFEISKHLVLEAYLRVKANKGAAGVDGESIEQFEADLRGNLYKLWNRMSSGCYFPPPVRMVEIDKPGGRGVRVLGVPTVADRIAQTVVAMVLEPLVEPVFHPDSYGYRPRRSALDAVEACRERCWRTDWVIDMDIRGFFDNLDHDLVLKAVAHHTDQRWVLLYVERWLKAPLQRPDGSLLARDRGSPQGSAVSPVLSNLFMHYAFDAWMAREHPGIQFERYCDDVVVHCRNEVQAHRVRQAIAERLAECGGLELHPQKTRIVYCKDRNRRGSAEHTSFTFLGYGFRVRRLRTKRGEYFFGFNPGVSDEAAKLIRVQIRRWRLHLRSDTTLEQLAREINPVVRGWINYFGRFHPTALRSSLNPEQSAEFDDLTAR, encoded by the coding sequence ATGAACCAGACGAGCGGATCGAAGTCGTTCGAGATCTCGAAACACCTGGTGCTCGAGGCGTACTTGAGGGTCAAGGCCAACAAGGGCGCGGCGGGCGTCGACGGCGAGTCGATCGAGCAGTTCGAGGCTGACCTGCGGGGCAACCTCTACAAGCTGTGGAATCGCATGTCATCGGGCTGCTACTTCCCGCCGCCGGTACGGATGGTGGAGATCGACAAGCCGGGAGGACGCGGGGTCAGGGTCCTCGGCGTGCCGACGGTCGCGGACAGAATCGCGCAGACGGTGGTGGCGATGGTGCTGGAGCCGCTGGTGGAGCCTGTGTTCCACCCGGATTCCTATGGCTATCGACCCCGGCGTAGCGCACTGGACGCGGTCGAGGCGTGCCGGGAACGGTGCTGGAGAACGGACTGGGTGATCGATATGGACATCCGGGGCTTCTTCGACAACCTCGATCATGATCTCGTCCTCAAGGCGGTCGCCCACCACACCGACCAGCGGTGGGTCCTGCTGTATGTGGAGCGGTGGCTGAAGGCCCCGCTCCAGCGGCCGGACGGCAGCCTGCTCGCCCGGGACCGCGGCAGCCCGCAGGGCTCAGCGGTCTCACCCGTGTTGTCCAACCTGTTCATGCACTACGCGTTCGATGCCTGGATGGCCCGGGAGCACCCGGGCATCCAGTTCGAGCGGTACTGCGATGACGTGGTGGTCCACTGCCGCAACGAGGTCCAGGCGCATCGGGTGCGTCAGGCCATCGCCGAGCGGCTGGCCGAATGCGGGGGTCTGGAGCTGCATCCCCAGAAGACCCGCATTGTGTACTGCAAGGACAGGAACAGGCGTGGCTCAGCTGAGCACACCTCGTTCACGTTCCTGGGGTACGGGTTTCGCGTGCGCAGGCTCCGGACGAAGCGCGGGGAATACTTCTTCGGCTTCAATCCGGGGGTCAGTGACGAGGCCGCCAAGCTGATCCGGGTGCAGATCCGCCGTTGGCGGCTGCACTTGCGCAGTGACACGACCCTGGAGCAGCTCGCCCGGGAGATCAACCCGGTCGTGCGGGGCTGGATCAACTACTTCGGCCGGTTCCATCCGACCGCGTTGCGTTCCAGCCTCAACCCTGAACAGTCAGCGGAATTCGATGATCTGACGGCCCGGTAG
- a CDS encoding IS630 family transposase, with the protein MPGPKPLSLELSERERRVLRGWLRKRTAGQALVLRAKIVLACAEGRPNAQVAQELGISRETVRKWRSRFAADRLEGLVDAPCSGAPRRITDEQVESLVARTLDQAPPSGDSHWSTRSMAQAAGMSQSAVSRIWRAFGLKPHIVQTWKLSTDPQFVTKVRDVVGIYLSPPENALVLAVDEKSQIVCHER; encoded by the coding sequence ATGCCGGGCCCGAAGCCGTTGTCGTTGGAGTTGTCCGAGCGCGAACGCCGCGTACTGCGAGGCTGGTTGCGTAAGCGGACCGCGGGGCAGGCTCTGGTGCTGCGCGCGAAGATCGTGCTGGCGTGCGCCGAGGGCCGCCCGAACGCGCAGGTCGCGCAGGAGCTCGGCATCTCGCGGGAGACAGTGCGCAAGTGGCGGTCCCGGTTCGCCGCCGACCGTCTTGAGGGGCTGGTCGATGCTCCGTGTTCCGGAGCCCCGCGCAGGATCACCGACGAGCAGGTCGAATCCCTGGTCGCCCGCACCCTCGACCAGGCGCCTCCATCGGGGGATTCGCACTGGTCGACGCGGTCGATGGCCCAGGCTGCAGGCATGTCGCAGTCGGCGGTCTCCCGGATCTGGCGGGCGTTCGGCCTCAAGCCGCACATCGTGCAGACCTGGAAGCTGTCCACCGACCCGCAGTTCGTGACCAAGGTCCGTGACGTGGTCGGCATCTACCTGTCCCCGCCAGAGAACGCCCTGGTCCTGGCGGTGGACGAGAAGTCGCAGATCGTGTGCCACGAACGCTGA
- a CDS encoding transposase: protein MAVGRTPMQPGLLSSTVGFCEGRLAPNSIYAVLHRECRALFPDEMFADLFAEDGRRSVPPMIVAVVMVLQRLEGLSDREAVERFAFDVRWKYAAGGLDFDHPGFVHTVLVDMRARLAASARPNRIFERTVEVAAQAGLVGRRRVLDSAPIYDAVATQDTITLIRSAIRGLLRAADHVLRAELRAVISSGDAYTSTDKPVIDWTDAAEREALIDSRARDGFALLTVLDGRAVPGDVGQAARLLATVLGQDLEQDGGVFKIARKVAADRVISTVDPEARHGHKTVRRSFDGYKGHVAEEPDSEVITATEVTAGNAGDAEPAADLLADVLQPPAAEQADQARAEVYGDAAYGTGPLLAELDDAGARVMVKVQAANAPGGRFSKDAFTIDLEAGQVTCPNQVTAAIRPKSDGGGTACFKTACAACPLAAQCTTARNGRVITIGPHEEGTCPRVVDTSEPGPARGRVGGIFYGDEGLLARVQGGRCRAVPVGPEPHLRGHRQRSGDQPRDAA from the coding sequence ATGGCAGTGGGCCGGACTCCGATGCAGCCGGGGTTGCTCTCCTCCACAGTGGGTTTCTGCGAGGGTCGGCTGGCGCCGAACTCGATCTACGCGGTGCTGCACCGCGAGTGCCGGGCGTTGTTCCCCGATGAGATGTTCGCCGATCTGTTCGCCGAGGACGGCCGCAGGTCGGTGCCGCCGATGATCGTGGCGGTCGTGATGGTCCTGCAGCGTCTGGAGGGTTTGTCCGATCGCGAGGCGGTCGAGCGGTTCGCGTTCGATGTGCGCTGGAAGTACGCCGCCGGCGGGCTGGACTTCGACCATCCGGGGTTCGTGCACACCGTGCTGGTCGACATGCGGGCGAGGCTTGCCGCTTCCGCCCGGCCGAACCGGATCTTCGAGCGGACGGTAGAGGTTGCTGCACAGGCCGGACTGGTCGGCCGCAGGAGGGTGCTGGACTCGGCACCGATCTATGACGCGGTGGCCACGCAGGACACCATCACGCTGATCCGTTCGGCCATCCGCGGCCTGCTGCGGGCGGCCGATCACGTGCTGCGGGCCGAGCTGCGGGCGGTGATCTCCAGCGGGGACGCCTACACCAGCACGGACAAGCCGGTCATCGACTGGACGGACGCGGCCGAGCGGGAAGCCCTCATCGATTCGCGGGCCCGTGACGGGTTCGCGCTGCTGACCGTGCTGGACGGCCGGGCCGTGCCCGGGGATGTGGGCCAGGCCGCGCGGTTGCTGGCCACCGTGCTGGGCCAGGACCTGGAGCAGGACGGGGGCGTCTTCAAGATCGCCCGCAAGGTGGCCGCGGACCGGGTCATCTCCACGGTTGATCCCGAGGCCCGGCACGGCCACAAGACCGTCCGCCGGTCCTTCGACGGTTACAAGGGTCATGTGGCCGAGGAACCCGACAGCGAGGTCATCACCGCGACCGAGGTCACGGCGGGCAACGCCGGCGATGCCGAGCCCGCCGCCGACCTGCTCGCCGACGTTCTCCAACCACCTGCCGCCGAGCAGGCAGACCAGGCGCGGGCCGAAGTCTACGGCGACGCCGCTTACGGGACCGGGCCGCTGCTGGCCGAGCTGGACGACGCGGGCGCCCGGGTGATGGTCAAGGTGCAGGCGGCCAACGCGCCCGGTGGGCGGTTCTCCAAGGACGCCTTCACCATCGATCTGGAGGCAGGGCAGGTCACCTGCCCGAACCAGGTGACCGCCGCGATCCGCCCGAAGTCTGATGGCGGTGGGACGGCCTGCTTCAAGACCGCCTGCGCCGCCTGCCCCCTTGCGGCGCAGTGCACTACCGCCAGGAACGGACGCGTCATCACCATCGGCCCTCACGAAGAAGGGACCTGTCCCCGAGTGGTGGACACCTCTGAGCCCGGCCCCGCCAGGGGCCGGGTAGGAGGCATCTTTTATGGTGATGAAGGTCTACTCGCCCGAGTTCAAGGCGGACGCTGTCGCGCTGTACCTGTCGGACCCGAGCCACACCTTCGAGGGCATCGGCAAAGATCTGGGGATCAGCCGCGAGACGCTGCGTAA
- a CDS encoding IS3 family transposase (programmed frameshift): MKVYSPEFKADAVALYLSDPSHTFEGIGKDLGISRETLRNWVRAERARRGGGSTTSTEKSTVDSPPTAEELQAENEALRRELAAARKEMQKLATERDILRKATKFFRTRDDLVTSRFQFIEDHHRAWSVKRLCHVLEVARSSFYKWRAGRQARAARERADTALAMRIRAVHTEWDGTYGRPRITAELRDEGEPVNHKRVGRVMRKFGIAGLRLRKRQVTTVPEPSATRVPDLLGRDFTASAPNTKYVGDITYLPVGDGEFLYLATVIDCFSRRLVGWSLADHMRTSLVTDALRAAEATRGSLAGAVFHSDHGAQYTSREFAHFCTELGVRQSMGAIGTSADNALAESFNAALKRETLRGARRFDGAHDCRLTVFRWTTRYNTRRRHSANEQKAPNVYEQQSATLTLAA, translated from the exons ATGAAGGTCTACTCGCCCGAGTTCAAGGCGGACGCTGTCGCGCTGTACCTGTCGGACCCGAGCCACACCTTCGAGGGCATCGGCAAAGATCTGGGGATCAGCCGCGAGACGCTGCGTAACTGGGTGCGGGCCGAACGGGCCCGCCGCGGCGGGGGCAGCACGACGAGCACGGAGAAGAGCACGGTGGATTCCCCGCCGACGGCCGAGGAGCTTCAGGCCGAGAACGAGGCCCTGCGCCGGGAGCTGGCGGCAGCCCGCAAGGAGATGCAGAAACTCGCCACCGAACGGGACATTCTCCGCAAGGCGACGAAGT TTTTTCGCACAAGAGATGACCTGGTGACCAGCCGCTTCCAGTTCATCGAGGACCACCACCGCGCCTGGAGCGTGAAGCGGTTGTGTCACGTGCTGGAGGTCGCCCGCTCCAGCTTCTACAAGTGGCGGGCGGGCCGCCAGGCCCGTGCCGCGCGTGAGCGGGCCGATACCGCGCTCGCGATGCGGATCAGGGCCGTGCACACCGAATGGGACGGCACCTACGGCCGCCCCCGCATCACCGCCGAGCTCCGAGACGAAGGCGAGCCGGTGAACCACAAGCGCGTCGGACGGGTCATGCGGAAGTTCGGCATCGCCGGGCTGCGGCTGCGCAAGCGGCAGGTCACCACGGTGCCCGAGCCGTCCGCCACCCGAGTGCCGGACCTGCTGGGGCGTGACTTCACCGCGAGTGCGCCGAACACCAAGTACGTCGGGGACATCACCTACCTGCCGGTGGGCGACGGCGAGTTCCTGTATCTGGCGACGGTGATCGACTGCTTCTCACGCCGCCTGGTGGGCTGGTCGCTCGCCGACCACATGCGCACCTCGCTCGTCACCGACGCACTCCGGGCCGCCGAAGCGACCCGCGGCAGCCTGGCCGGCGCCGTCTTCCACAGCGATCACGGAGCCCAGTACACGTCCCGCGAATTCGCCCATTTCTGCACAGAGTTGGGAGTGCGGCAGTCCATGGGCGCGATCGGTACGAGCGCGGACAACGCACTCGCCGAGTCGTTCAACGCCGCCCTCAAACGCGAGACGCTCCGTGGCGCCCGCCGCTTCGACGGAGCCCACGACTGCCGCCTGACGGTCTTCCGCTGGACCACCCGCTACAACACCCGGCGACGGCACTCGGCGAACGAACAAAAGGCACCGAACGTCTACGAACAGCAGTCAGCTACCCTGACACTCGCTGCATAA